The Myxocyprinus asiaticus isolate MX2 ecotype Aquarium Trade chromosome 39, UBuf_Myxa_2, whole genome shotgun sequence genome window below encodes:
- the LOC127429574 gene encoding diablo IAP-binding mitochondrial protein-like codes for MQAFRNCSVCVSGSFLKGRTDFLLARRNMAALRLSAACVQLLKDRANALCSSSVHQRLLRLPEVARSNAVAFSVGSGLCAVPFTQQMENLSHESLIRRASCLVTDSANTYLSQTTMALVDALTQYAKALHTLIALQKQYISSIGKLTLAEEDSIWQVIIGQRVEVGDRLEECRRFESNWMNAINICELSVEAANSSGAEHTGTTTKTNLQVAQSKVEEVRQISKDAEKKLAETKAEEIQRMAEYASSINIHDLGDVPEAYLRED; via the exons ATGCAGGCATTTAGGAACTGCAGCGTGTGTGTTAGTGGGAGTTTTCTTAAGGGCCGGACCGACTTCCTGCTTGCCCGGAGAAACATGGCAGCGCTGCGGCTGAGTGCGGCATGCGTGCAGCTCCTCAA GGACAGGGCCAATGCTCTCTGCAGCAGTTCTGTTCACCAGCGTCTCCTGCGTTTGCCCGAGGTGGCGCGATCTAATGCAGTTGCGTTCAGTGTGGGCAGTGGGCTATGTGCGGTTCCCTTTACCCAG CAAATGGAAAACCTCTCACATGAATCCCTGATCCGCCGGGCTTCCTGTTTGGTCACAGACAGTGCCAACACGTACCTCTCTCAGACCACAATGGCCCTTGTGGATGCCCTCACACAATATGCCAAA GCACTACATACACTCATTGCCCTTCAGAAACAATATATATCCTCAATAGGAAAACTCACCCTTGCGGAAGAGGACAGCATTTGGCAGGTGATCATTGGCCAACGAGTGGAG GTTGGTGATAGACTTGAAGAATGTAGACGCTTTGAGTCAAACTGGATGAATGCCATTAACATCTGTGAGTTATCAGTAGAAGCAGCCAACAGTTCAG GAGCTGAACATACAGGTACAACCACAAAGACTAATCTGCAGGTCGCACAGTCCAAAGTGGAGGAGGTTAGACAGATCTCAAAAGATGCAGAGAAAAAACTGGCAGAAACTAAAGCGGAAGAAATCCAGAGAATGGCCGAGTATGCCTCCAGCATTAACATACATGACCTGGGGGATGTTCCAGAGGCATATCTTCGTGAGGACTAA
- the LOC127429695 gene encoding odorant receptor 131-2-like: MDSHNASADEQMQLIQIDPIRRKISLALTQIFVWPFIYLIFVMLLIFSRKQTFRTETRYILFGHSLLVDLMFLFLTDFVVLLSYNVVLIPLRFCIPVCMLMETVTSCAPLTIGAMCLERYVAICMPLRHNAISTSRRALIVILLIWILSSISPFVDMFILVSTASHEYLTQLTHCHYEIMLPERIRRFARGLLYIMGMVFILIIEVFCYVMIFLAARAAYSDKKSASKGQRTISLHIIQLFLCTAEVMCPYIEAVVMQYDIQLYLTVRFFNFLAFSITSRAVSPLVYGFRDEKFYAALVYYIRCKVNVISDTDKHT; encoded by the coding sequence ATGGACAGCCACAATGCAAGTGCTGATGAGCAAATGCAACTAATCCAAATTGACCCCATCCGGAGGAAAATATCACTGGCACTGACCCAGATCTTTGTGTGGCCCTTCATCTACCTCATTTTCGTCATGCTCTTAATATTCTCTAGAAAGCAGACTTTCAGAACAGAGACGCGCTATATATTGTTTGGACACTCTCTGCTGGTGGacctgatgtttctctttctgACTGATTTTGTTGTGCTACTGTCATACAATGTTGTTTTAATACCTCTGCGCTTCTGTATCCCTGTCTGCATGCTAATGGAAACAGTCACATCATGTGCCCCACTGACTATCGGTGCCATGTGTCTAGAGCGTTATGTGGCCATTTGTATGCCGCTGCGACATAATGCAATCTCCACATCTAGAAGAGCCTTAATTGTGATTTTACTGATTTGGATCCTGAGCTCCATAAGCCCCTTTGTTGATATGTTTATCCTTGTTAGCACAGCCTCTCATGAATACTTGACTCAACTCACACACTGCCACTATGAGATTATGCTTCCGGAAAGGATTCGTCGCTTTGCCAGGGGTCTATTGTATATTATGGGAATGGTGTTTATCCTCATAATTGAGGTCTTTTGTTATGTCATGATATTCCTTGCTGCACGGGCAGCCTATAGTGACAAGAAATCAGCATCAAAAGGACAGCGCACCATTTCCCTGCATATCATTCAGCTTTTTTTGTGTACTGCGGAAGTTATGTGTCCCTACATTGAAGCTGTAGTGATGCAGTATGACATTCAATTATACCTGACTGTGCGCTTTTTTAATTTCCTGGCATTTAGTATCACTTCCAGAGCAGTAAGCCCTCTTGTCTATGGTTTTAGAGATGAGAAATTCTATGCAGCTCTGGTTTACTATATCAGATGTAAAGTGAATGTTATCTCTGACACAGATAAACATACATGA